In Miscanthus floridulus cultivar M001 chromosome 5, ASM1932011v1, whole genome shotgun sequence, one genomic interval encodes:
- the LOC136451397 gene encoding uncharacterized protein isoform X4: MQREMVHEQGGGDNHHHHQLPRFGNGAGAGAATGVARASKKSKLKKIPQRGLGVAQLEKLRIEEQKKMEGAATAMSVSGAAHLSGAGGGFGHLLPMHPPPPLSLSALPRPGADGGGVHCGYGPPMLWDPSAPDPIKHPYKRLCPQPPLPTVSTGLSLTASSSHPTEPPSNQMYSCSSVSRSSAAPPAPADEDREAAGVDRSWPFVFEGLNTTAFRTTMGKAPFAARTTREAAAGLPDVCPDLSRYEFRATNYFSSNASYSDWSTEFGHCKSSKENEAAYLTLNAQPTPRMKQQRPALPSIHLPEFGDFGVMQSQHGSASASSSSSRPFYSFMPVGPVRCERPLSEMKADASDGVDLELKL; this comes from the exons ATGCAACGAGAGATGGTGCATGAGCAGGGCGGCGgcgacaaccaccaccaccaccagctgcCGAGGTTCGgcaacggcgccggcgccggcgcggccaCCGGCGTGGCGCGGGCGTCGAAGAagagcaagctcaagaagatcccgcagcgcggcctcggcgtgGCGCAGCTCGAGAAGCTCCGGATCGAGGAGCAGAAGAAGatggagggagccgccaccgccATGTCCGTGTCAGGGGCCGCGCACCTCAGCGGCGCAGGCGGCGGGTTCGGCCACCTCCTCCCGATGCACCCTCCGCCGCCGCTCTCGCTCAGCGCCCTGCCGAGGCCcggcgcggacggcggcggcgtgcACTGCGGCTACGGCCCGCCGATGCTCTGGGACCCGTCGGCGCCGGACCCCATAAAGCATCCGTACAAGAGGCTCTGCCCGCAGCCTCCACTCCCAACG GTGAGCACGGGCTTGTCGCTGACGGCGTCGTCGAGCCACCCAACGGAGCCCCCTTCAAACCAAATGTACAGCTGCAGCAGCGTTAGCAGGAGCAGCgcggcgccgccggcgccggccgaCGAGGACAGG GAGGCGGCCGGCGTGGATCGATCCTGGCCCTTCGTGTTCGAGGGCTTGAACACGACCGCCTTCCGGACGACGATGGGCAAAGCGCCTTTCGCCGCCAGGACGACGAGAGAGGCCGCCGCCGGCTTGCCTGATGTCTGTCCTGACCTGAGCAGATACGAGTTCAGAGCCACAAACTATTtcag CTCGAATGCGAGTTATTCAGACTGGTCAACGGAGTTTGGCCACTGCAAGAGCAGCAAGGAGAACGAGGCTGCCTACCTTACCTTGAACGCACAGCCCACGCCACGCATGAAGCAGCAGCGTCCTGCGCTCCCCTCGATCCACCTTCCGGAGTTCGGAGACTTCGGCGTCATGCAGTCTCAG CATGGGAGCGCTtcagcgtcgtcgtcgtcgtcgcggccGTTCTACAGCTTCATGCCAGTTGGCCCAGTTCGCTGCGAGAGACCGCTGAGCGAGATGAAGGCCGACGCCTCTGACGGCGTCGACCTGGAGCTGAAGCTGTGA
- the LOC136451397 gene encoding uncharacterized protein isoform X1, translating into MQREMVHEQGGGDNHHHHQLPRFGNGAGAGAATGVARASKKSKLKKIPQRGLGVAQLEKLRIEEQKKMEGAATAMSVSGAAHLSGAGGGFGHLLPMHPPPPLSLSALPRPGADGGGVHCGYGPPMLWDPSAPDPIKHPYKRLCPQPPLPTWHGQVSTGLSLTASSSHPTEPPSNQMYSCSSVSRSSAAPPAPADEDRVHAVVEEAAGVDRSWPFVFEGLNTTAFRTTMGKAPFAARTTREAAAGLPDVCPDLSRYEFRATNYFSSNASYSDWSTEFGHCKSSKENEAAYLTLNAQPTPRMKQQRPALPSIHLPEFGDFGVMQSQHGSASASSSSSRPFYSFMPVGPVRCERPLSEMKADASDGVDLELKL; encoded by the exons ATGCAACGAGAGATGGTGCATGAGCAGGGCGGCGgcgacaaccaccaccaccaccagctgcCGAGGTTCGgcaacggcgccggcgccggcgcggccaCCGGCGTGGCGCGGGCGTCGAAGAagagcaagctcaagaagatcccgcagcgcggcctcggcgtgGCGCAGCTCGAGAAGCTCCGGATCGAGGAGCAGAAGAAGatggagggagccgccaccgccATGTCCGTGTCAGGGGCCGCGCACCTCAGCGGCGCAGGCGGCGGGTTCGGCCACCTCCTCCCGATGCACCCTCCGCCGCCGCTCTCGCTCAGCGCCCTGCCGAGGCCcggcgcggacggcggcggcgtgcACTGCGGCTACGGCCCGCCGATGCTCTGGGACCCGTCGGCGCCGGACCCCATAAAGCATCCGTACAAGAGGCTCTGCCCGCAGCCTCCACTCCCAACG TGGCATGGGCAGGTGAGCACGGGCTTGTCGCTGACGGCGTCGTCGAGCCACCCAACGGAGCCCCCTTCAAACCAAATGTACAGCTGCAGCAGCGTTAGCAGGAGCAGCgcggcgccgccggcgccggccgaCGAGGACAGGGTACACGCTGTCGTTGAG GAGGCGGCCGGCGTGGATCGATCCTGGCCCTTCGTGTTCGAGGGCTTGAACACGACCGCCTTCCGGACGACGATGGGCAAAGCGCCTTTCGCCGCCAGGACGACGAGAGAGGCCGCCGCCGGCTTGCCTGATGTCTGTCCTGACCTGAGCAGATACGAGTTCAGAGCCACAAACTATTtcag CTCGAATGCGAGTTATTCAGACTGGTCAACGGAGTTTGGCCACTGCAAGAGCAGCAAGGAGAACGAGGCTGCCTACCTTACCTTGAACGCACAGCCCACGCCACGCATGAAGCAGCAGCGTCCTGCGCTCCCCTCGATCCACCTTCCGGAGTTCGGAGACTTCGGCGTCATGCAGTCTCAG CATGGGAGCGCTtcagcgtcgtcgtcgtcgtcgcggccGTTCTACAGCTTCATGCCAGTTGGCCCAGTTCGCTGCGAGAGACCGCTGAGCGAGATGAAGGCCGACGCCTCTGACGGCGTCGACCTGGAGCTGAAGCTGTGA
- the LOC136451397 gene encoding uncharacterized protein isoform X3: protein MQREMVHEQGGGDNHHHHQLPRFGNGAGAGAATGVARASKKSKLKKIPQRGLGVAQLEKLRIEEQKKMEGAATAMSVSGAAHLSGAGGGFGHLLPMHPPPPLSLSALPRPGADGGGVHCGYGPPMLWDPSAPDPIKHPYKRLCPQPPLPTWHGQVSTGLSLTASSSHPTEPPSNQMYSCSSVSRSSAAPPAPADEDREAAGVDRSWPFVFEGLNTTAFRTTMGKAPFAARTTREAAAGLPDVCPDLSRYEFRATNYFSSNASYSDWSTEFGHCKSSKENEAAYLTLNAQPTPRMKQQRPALPSIHLPEFGDFGVMQSQHGSASASSSSSRPFYSFMPVGPVRCERPLSEMKADASDGVDLELKL from the exons ATGCAACGAGAGATGGTGCATGAGCAGGGCGGCGgcgacaaccaccaccaccaccagctgcCGAGGTTCGgcaacggcgccggcgccggcgcggccaCCGGCGTGGCGCGGGCGTCGAAGAagagcaagctcaagaagatcccgcagcgcggcctcggcgtgGCGCAGCTCGAGAAGCTCCGGATCGAGGAGCAGAAGAAGatggagggagccgccaccgccATGTCCGTGTCAGGGGCCGCGCACCTCAGCGGCGCAGGCGGCGGGTTCGGCCACCTCCTCCCGATGCACCCTCCGCCGCCGCTCTCGCTCAGCGCCCTGCCGAGGCCcggcgcggacggcggcggcgtgcACTGCGGCTACGGCCCGCCGATGCTCTGGGACCCGTCGGCGCCGGACCCCATAAAGCATCCGTACAAGAGGCTCTGCCCGCAGCCTCCACTCCCAACG TGGCATGGGCAGGTGAGCACGGGCTTGTCGCTGACGGCGTCGTCGAGCCACCCAACGGAGCCCCCTTCAAACCAAATGTACAGCTGCAGCAGCGTTAGCAGGAGCAGCgcggcgccgccggcgccggccgaCGAGGACAGG GAGGCGGCCGGCGTGGATCGATCCTGGCCCTTCGTGTTCGAGGGCTTGAACACGACCGCCTTCCGGACGACGATGGGCAAAGCGCCTTTCGCCGCCAGGACGACGAGAGAGGCCGCCGCCGGCTTGCCTGATGTCTGTCCTGACCTGAGCAGATACGAGTTCAGAGCCACAAACTATTtcag CTCGAATGCGAGTTATTCAGACTGGTCAACGGAGTTTGGCCACTGCAAGAGCAGCAAGGAGAACGAGGCTGCCTACCTTACCTTGAACGCACAGCCCACGCCACGCATGAAGCAGCAGCGTCCTGCGCTCCCCTCGATCCACCTTCCGGAGTTCGGAGACTTCGGCGTCATGCAGTCTCAG CATGGGAGCGCTtcagcgtcgtcgtcgtcgtcgcggccGTTCTACAGCTTCATGCCAGTTGGCCCAGTTCGCTGCGAGAGACCGCTGAGCGAGATGAAGGCCGACGCCTCTGACGGCGTCGACCTGGAGCTGAAGCTGTGA
- the LOC136451397 gene encoding uncharacterized protein isoform X2, which translates to MQREMVHEQGGGDNHHHHQLPRFGNGAGAGAATGVARASKKSKLKKIPQRGLGVAQLEKLRIEEQKKMEGAATAMSVSGAAHLSGAGGGFGHLLPMHPPPPLSLSALPRPGADGGGVHCGYGPPMLWDPSAPDPIKHPYKRLCPQPPLPTVSTGLSLTASSSHPTEPPSNQMYSCSSVSRSSAAPPAPADEDRVHAVVEEAAGVDRSWPFVFEGLNTTAFRTTMGKAPFAARTTREAAAGLPDVCPDLSRYEFRATNYFSSNASYSDWSTEFGHCKSSKENEAAYLTLNAQPTPRMKQQRPALPSIHLPEFGDFGVMQSQHGSASASSSSSRPFYSFMPVGPVRCERPLSEMKADASDGVDLELKL; encoded by the exons ATGCAACGAGAGATGGTGCATGAGCAGGGCGGCGgcgacaaccaccaccaccaccagctgcCGAGGTTCGgcaacggcgccggcgccggcgcggccaCCGGCGTGGCGCGGGCGTCGAAGAagagcaagctcaagaagatcccgcagcgcggcctcggcgtgGCGCAGCTCGAGAAGCTCCGGATCGAGGAGCAGAAGAAGatggagggagccgccaccgccATGTCCGTGTCAGGGGCCGCGCACCTCAGCGGCGCAGGCGGCGGGTTCGGCCACCTCCTCCCGATGCACCCTCCGCCGCCGCTCTCGCTCAGCGCCCTGCCGAGGCCcggcgcggacggcggcggcgtgcACTGCGGCTACGGCCCGCCGATGCTCTGGGACCCGTCGGCGCCGGACCCCATAAAGCATCCGTACAAGAGGCTCTGCCCGCAGCCTCCACTCCCAACG GTGAGCACGGGCTTGTCGCTGACGGCGTCGTCGAGCCACCCAACGGAGCCCCCTTCAAACCAAATGTACAGCTGCAGCAGCGTTAGCAGGAGCAGCgcggcgccgccggcgccggccgaCGAGGACAGGGTACACGCTGTCGTTGAG GAGGCGGCCGGCGTGGATCGATCCTGGCCCTTCGTGTTCGAGGGCTTGAACACGACCGCCTTCCGGACGACGATGGGCAAAGCGCCTTTCGCCGCCAGGACGACGAGAGAGGCCGCCGCCGGCTTGCCTGATGTCTGTCCTGACCTGAGCAGATACGAGTTCAGAGCCACAAACTATTtcag CTCGAATGCGAGTTATTCAGACTGGTCAACGGAGTTTGGCCACTGCAAGAGCAGCAAGGAGAACGAGGCTGCCTACCTTACCTTGAACGCACAGCCCACGCCACGCATGAAGCAGCAGCGTCCTGCGCTCCCCTCGATCCACCTTCCGGAGTTCGGAGACTTCGGCGTCATGCAGTCTCAG CATGGGAGCGCTtcagcgtcgtcgtcgtcgtcgcggccGTTCTACAGCTTCATGCCAGTTGGCCCAGTTCGCTGCGAGAGACCGCTGAGCGAGATGAAGGCCGACGCCTCTGACGGCGTCGACCTGGAGCTGAAGCTGTGA